In a single window of the Desulforegula conservatrix Mb1Pa genome:
- a CDS encoding lytic murein transglycosylase: MNTNIKRLLSITVISALCLFCGYSISFAANCGAGDSGLLASVKNRLIADGYDKETIENLYSKPAVEFSPKCIMLFFPKTISTGTPPPPSKTSMHEQFLTPAAIAKAKNFIKTNRSTLSNAEQQYGVDLQVITAIILVETGFGANTGSWPVINSLSTLAALGDADTRKAFWDMMPAERKHSWDYYESRAVKKSEWAYGELKAFLDLAIMAGVQTETITGSYAGAVGIPQFMPSNILSLGRDGDNDGFIDLFNYNDAIFSVANYFRESGWRKGIDYDRAFNVVLRYNKSGTYARTVLEIANRLKGV; the protein is encoded by the coding sequence ATGAATACTAATATAAAACGACTGCTTTCAATAACTGTCATTTCTGCTTTATGTCTTTTTTGCGGATATTCAATATCATTTGCGGCAAATTGTGGCGCAGGAGATTCCGGCCTCCTGGCATCGGTAAAAAACAGGCTCATCGCGGACGGATACGACAAAGAAACCATAGAAAACCTCTATTCCAAGCCAGCAGTCGAATTCAGTCCTAAATGCATCATGCTTTTTTTCCCAAAGACAATCAGCACAGGAACGCCTCCACCTCCAAGCAAGACATCCATGCATGAGCAGTTTCTGACTCCGGCAGCCATAGCAAAAGCTAAGAATTTCATCAAAACAAACCGCAGTACACTTTCAAACGCGGAACAGCAGTATGGCGTTGATTTACAGGTAATTACAGCAATCATATTAGTTGAAACAGGTTTCGGGGCAAATACCGGAAGCTGGCCGGTTATAAATTCTCTTTCAACACTCGCGGCCCTCGGAGACGCTGACACAAGAAAAGCGTTCTGGGACATGATGCCTGCTGAAAGAAAGCATTCCTGGGATTATTATGAATCAAGGGCCGTTAAAAAATCGGAATGGGCATATGGAGAACTAAAAGCATTCCTTGATCTTGCCATAATGGCAGGGGTACAGACAGAAACAATAACTGGTTCATATGCAGGCGCAGTAGGTATTCCGCAATTCATGCCAAGCAATATACTCTCCCTTGGGCGAGACGGAGATAACGATGGTTTTATTGATCTGTTCAATTATAATGACGCAATTTTCAGCGTTGCCAACTATTTCAGGGAGAGCGGATGGCGCAAAGGAATAGATTATGACAGAGCCTTCAATGTGGTTCTCAGATACAATAAAAGCGGTACTTACGCACGTACTGTGCTTGAAATAGCAAACAGACTTAAAGGAGTATAA
- a CDS encoding PLDc N-terminal domain-containing protein has protein sequence MDFQTITVWAGIGLLFFVLTNIAFFDVARKDFGSLPQKALWAIVALIPFIGFVIYFAFGARKGAKKPGF, from the coding sequence ATGGATTTTCAGACTATAACCGTATGGGCAGGCATAGGTCTGCTCTTTTTTGTTCTCACAAATATTGCTTTTTTTGATGTTGCAAGAAAAGATTTCGGCTCCCTCCCCCAAAAGGCTTTATGGGCAATAGTGGCCCTGATTCCATTTATTGGCTTTGTGATTTATTTCGCTTTTGGTGCAAGAAAAGGCGCCAAAAAACCAGGATTTTAG
- a CDS encoding histidinol-phosphatase, translated as MIDYHIHTSLCNHARGRMEDYILRAIKKGLIEICFMDHLTLQGAGAANTMQPGEVPLYFQSIQVLKEKYADKISIKAGLEVDFDENLVEEIENLTNIFAFDAIGASVHFSGGLNLASRKSRNAVEAGNATNIIKSYIEKLDRMLDFDFFDIICHIDLPKKFMGKAFSVFPSVLPVLKKTAEKGKAIEINTSGFYHPCGEFYPEEAILSECFRLGIPVTLGSDSHSPEETGRDHELALKMAKNAGYEKLCTFKKRKMNLINC; from the coding sequence TGTGCAATCACGCAAGGGGCAGAATGGAAGATTATATTCTGCGCGCAATTAAAAAAGGGCTGATTGAAATCTGCTTCATGGATCACCTCACCTTGCAGGGAGCAGGTGCGGCAAACACCATGCAGCCAGGGGAAGTTCCCCTTTACTTTCAGTCAATCCAGGTTTTAAAGGAAAAATACGCGGATAAAATCAGCATAAAAGCAGGCCTTGAAGTTGACTTTGACGAGAACCTTGTGGAAGAGATTGAAAATCTCACGAATATATTCGCTTTTGATGCAATCGGAGCATCAGTGCATTTTTCAGGCGGCCTGAATCTGGCAAGCAGAAAAAGCAGGAATGCCGTAGAGGCCGGGAATGCCACGAATATTATTAAATCCTATATTGAAAAACTTGACAGAATGCTTGATTTTGACTTCTTTGATATAATATGCCATATTGATCTCCCAAAAAAGTTCATGGGCAAGGCTTTTTCTGTTTTTCCTTCTGTCCTTCCAGTCCTGAAAAAAACAGCTGAAAAAGGCAAGGCGATTGAAATCAACACAAGCGGATTTTATCATCCCTGTGGTGAATTTTATCCTGAAGAAGCAATCCTGTCGGAGTGCTTCAGGCTTGGCATTCCTGTTACACTTGGCTCAGATTCTCACAGCCCCGAGGAAACAGGAAGAGACCATGAGCTTGCGCTTAAAATGGCAAAGAATGCCGGATACGAAAAATTATGTACTTTCAAAAAAAGAAAAATGAATCTCATAAACTGCTGA